A section of the Saccharopolyspora gregorii genome encodes:
- a CDS encoding energy-coupling factor ABC transporter ATP-binding protein produces MIEFEGVGHAYGEHAVLDGVDLRLPEKRVAFVGANGSGKSTLARMINGLVSPTRGRVLVDGLDPAREGRAVRRRVGFVFTNPDSQIVMPTAGEDVAFSLRRHGVPKAERERRAAEVLARHGLDGYAEHPAHQLSGGQKQLLALCSMLVLEPDVLVCDEPTTLLDLRNKRHFVELLQQLPQQVVLVTHDLHLLDGFDRVVVIDEGRVAADDAPAAALAHYRELAG; encoded by the coding sequence GTGATCGAGTTCGAGGGCGTCGGGCACGCCTACGGCGAGCACGCGGTGCTGGACGGCGTGGACCTCCGGCTGCCGGAGAAGCGGGTCGCGTTCGTGGGGGCGAACGGGTCCGGCAAGTCCACCCTCGCCCGCATGATCAACGGGCTGGTGTCGCCGACGCGCGGGCGGGTGCTGGTGGACGGGTTGGATCCGGCGCGGGAGGGCCGGGCGGTGCGCCGCCGGGTCGGGTTCGTGTTCACCAACCCGGACAGCCAGATCGTGATGCCGACGGCCGGGGAGGACGTCGCGTTCTCGCTGCGCAGGCACGGCGTCCCGAAGGCGGAGCGGGAGCGGCGGGCGGCGGAGGTGCTGGCCCGGCACGGCCTCGACGGCTACGCGGAGCACCCGGCGCACCAGCTCTCCGGTGGGCAGAAGCAGCTGCTGGCGCTGTGCTCGATGCTGGTGCTGGAGCCCGACGTGCTGGTGTGCGACGAGCCGACGACGCTGCTGGACCTGCGCAACAAGCGGCACTTCGTGGAGCTGCTGCAGCAGCTGCCGCAGCAGGTGGTGCTGGTGACGCACGACCTGCACCTGCTGGACGGCTTCGACCGGGTGGTGGTGATCGACGAGGGCCGGGTGGCCGCGGACGACGCCCCGGCGGCGGCGCTGGCGCACTACCGGGAGCTGGCCGGATGA
- a CDS encoding energy-coupling factor transporter transmembrane component T family protein, translating to MSPIGLYEPGSSALHRTPAGVKFVLLLAFAVLIFLLGSPVALGAVVAGVLLGYTVARIPPRRCWQVSRLLLPLLAVIFLLQWWTLGAQQAGVVTLRLLAAIAAANLFTLTTRVDDLVSAVERGLSPLRRVGVRPERVGLLVGLTLQAVAALSIIAAETREAQRARNADRSPSAFAVPFLVRTLRHSDELGEALAARGVGDDEPAR from the coding sequence ATGAGCCCGATCGGGCTGTACGAGCCGGGGTCGAGCGCGCTGCACCGGACTCCGGCCGGGGTCAAGTTCGTGCTGCTGCTGGCGTTCGCGGTGCTGATCTTCCTGCTGGGTTCGCCGGTGGCGCTGGGCGCGGTGGTGGCCGGGGTGCTGCTGGGCTACACGGTGGCGCGGATCCCGCCGCGGCGCTGCTGGCAGGTGTCCCGGCTGCTGCTGCCGCTGCTGGCGGTGATCTTCCTGCTGCAGTGGTGGACGCTGGGGGCGCAGCAGGCGGGCGTGGTGACGTTGCGGCTGCTGGCGGCGATCGCGGCGGCGAACCTGTTCACGTTGACCACCCGGGTCGACGACCTGGTGTCGGCGGTGGAGCGCGGGTTGTCGCCGCTGCGGCGCGTCGGGGTCCGCCCGGAGCGGGTGGGCTTGCTGGTGGGGTTGACCTTGCAGGCCGTCGCCGCGCTGTCGATCATCGCGGCGGAGACGCGGGAGGCGCAGCGGGCCCGGAACGCGGACCGGTCGCCGAGCGCGTTCGCCGTCCCGTTCCTGGTCCGCACGCTGCGCCACTCCGACGAGTTGGGCGAAGCCCTCGCCGCGCGCGGGGTCGGGGACGACGAGCCGGCCCGCTGA
- a CDS encoding thiolase family protein, translating to MSDREPVVIAARRSPVGEVGGALKHWEVDRLAAPVLAAVLRDSGLDSVDDVLLGNVLGPGGNPARVAALRAGLGLEVPGMSVDRQCASGLSAIVAAAALVRGGAGERYLAGGVESASTAPWRAHRPRSAGEPPRFYSRAPFAPADLGDPDMGPAADLVAAEAGVSRRRQDEFAARSHARAVAAQDAGRFDAELVDVSGLRDERPRRGFTPERLARFRPAFTADGTATAANSCGISDGAAAVLVTSERERRRLGVPGLRLVAERTCGVDPNRLGLGAVPALRHVLRDRPAPELVEFTEAFAGQVLACTDAAGIDERAVSPDGGAIALGHPWGASGAVLVVRLFSRMVREDGPRTGVAALSSGGGLGVATVWERVE from the coding sequence GTGAGCGATCGCGAACCGGTGGTGATCGCCGCCCGCCGCAGCCCCGTCGGCGAGGTCGGCGGCGCGTTGAAGCACTGGGAGGTGGATCGGCTGGCCGCCCCGGTGCTGGCGGCGGTGCTGCGGGATTCGGGCTTGGATTCGGTGGACGACGTGCTGCTGGGCAACGTGCTGGGCCCGGGCGGTAATCCGGCGCGGGTGGCGGCGTTGCGCGCCGGGCTCGGCCTGGAGGTGCCGGGCATGTCGGTGGATCGGCAGTGCGCGAGCGGGTTGAGCGCGATCGTGGCGGCGGCGGCGCTGGTGCGCGGCGGCGCCGGGGAGCGCTACCTGGCCGGTGGGGTGGAGAGCGCGTCGACGGCGCCGTGGCGGGCGCACCGGCCCCGGTCGGCGGGGGAGCCGCCGCGGTTCTACTCGCGCGCCCCGTTCGCGCCCGCCGACCTCGGCGATCCGGACATGGGTCCGGCCGCGGACCTGGTGGCGGCGGAGGCGGGCGTGTCGCGGCGGCGGCAGGACGAGTTCGCGGCGCGCAGCCACGCGCGCGCGGTCGCCGCGCAGGACGCGGGCCGGTTCGACGCGGAGCTGGTCGATGTCAGCGGGCTGCGGGACGAGCGGCCGCGGCGCGGTTTCACCCCGGAGCGGCTGGCCCGGTTCCGCCCGGCGTTCACGGCGGACGGCACCGCGACGGCGGCGAACTCGTGCGGGATCAGCGACGGCGCCGCGGCCGTGCTGGTCACCAGCGAGCGGGAGCGCCGGCGGCTCGGGGTGCCGGGGCTGCGGCTGGTGGCCGAGCGCACCTGCGGGGTCGATCCGAACCGGTTGGGCCTGGGCGCGGTGCCCGCGTTGCGGCACGTGCTGCGCGACCGGCCCGCTCCGGAGCTGGTCGAGTTCACCGAGGCGTTCGCCGGTCAGGTGCTGGCCTGCACCGATGCGGCCGGGATCGACGAGCGCGCGGTGTCCCCGGACGGCGGCGCCATCGCGCTCGGGCACCCCTGGGGCGCGTCCGGCGCGGTCCTGGTGGTGCGATTGTTCAGCCGCATGGTGCGCGAGGACGGACCGCGCACCGGGGTGGCGGCCCTGTCCTCCGGTGGCGGGCTGGGCGTGGCGACGGTGTGGGAGCGCGTGGAGTGA
- a CDS encoding AMP-binding protein, producing MLPALISRVTCDDVASDGAELRRRAHGAARALAGVRRVAVDEPDPVHRLCWLLGAELAGAAALVVDPDWSRRDEVLADAAPEVVVSGAPEPGDPVARRGDERTWFYLPTTSGSSGAPKVLVRSRRSWSESFRALDVPLGPDDAVLVPGPLSSSLFLFGAVHALHGGASLRLLRRWSARAAAAACRDATVVHVVPAMLAALLSVWEREPEPRPRLRLVVCGGAAVGAELEARLHRVLPECELLEYYGAAELSLVAVRRGEPRLRPVVEVDVRDESGASLPPEVPGALWARSELVCDGHLRGGVLVPAAPGWRGVGDRAVRHEDGTVTVLGRAGSVIGTGGHLVAAEEVEAVLRAVGGVLDVVVAGTPHRRLGALVTAVLEVDPGSPPTRARLRDATRRLEPAKRPRRWLVLPELPRTPAGKPARAEVARLLRDGALDAEVPA from the coding sequence ATGCTCCCGGCACTGATCTCGCGGGTGACCTGCGACGACGTCGCCTCGGACGGCGCGGAGCTGCGGCGTCGCGCGCACGGTGCGGCACGGGCGCTGGCGGGCGTGCGGCGGGTCGCGGTGGACGAACCGGATCCGGTGCACCGGTTGTGCTGGCTGCTGGGGGCCGAGCTGGCGGGCGCGGCGGCGCTGGTGGTGGATCCGGACTGGTCGCGGCGGGACGAGGTGCTGGCGGACGCGGCCCCGGAGGTCGTGGTCTCGGGCGCGCCGGAGCCGGGCGATCCGGTCGCGCGGCGGGGTGACGAGCGCACCTGGTTCTACCTGCCGACGACGTCGGGCAGCAGCGGGGCGCCGAAGGTGCTGGTGCGGTCGCGGCGTTCCTGGTCGGAGAGCTTCCGGGCGCTGGACGTGCCGCTCGGCCCGGACGACGCGGTGCTGGTGCCGGGCCCGTTGAGCTCCTCGCTGTTCCTGTTCGGCGCCGTGCACGCGCTGCACGGGGGCGCGTCGCTGCGGTTGCTGCGCCGCTGGTCGGCGAGGGCGGCGGCCGCGGCGTGCCGGGACGCGACGGTGGTGCACGTGGTGCCCGCGATGCTGGCGGCGCTGCTGTCGGTGTGGGAGCGCGAGCCGGAACCGCGCCCCCGGCTGCGGCTGGTGGTGTGCGGTGGTGCGGCGGTGGGCGCGGAGCTGGAGGCCCGGCTGCACCGGGTGCTGCCGGAGTGCGAGCTGCTGGAGTACTACGGGGCGGCGGAGCTGTCGCTGGTGGCGGTGCGACGCGGTGAGCCGCGGCTGCGCCCGGTGGTGGAGGTGGACGTGCGCGACGAGTCCGGCGCGTCCCTCCCGCCGGAGGTGCCGGGTGCGTTGTGGGCGCGGTCCGAGCTGGTCTGCGACGGCCACCTGCGCGGCGGTGTCCTCGTGCCCGCCGCGCCCGGCTGGCGCGGGGTGGGTGATCGGGCGGTGCGCCACGAGGACGGCACGGTGACGGTGCTGGGCCGCGCCGGGTCGGTGATCGGCACGGGCGGGCACCTGGTCGCCGCGGAAGAGGTGGAGGCGGTGCTGCGCGCGGTCGGCGGGGTGCTGGACGTGGTGGTGGCGGGGACGCCGCATCGGCGGCTGGGCGCGCTGGTGACCGCGGTGCTGGAGGTCGATCCGGGATCACCGCCGACGCGGGCGCGGCTGCGGGACGCGACCCGGCGCCTGGAGCCGGCGAAGCGCCCGCGGCGGTGGCTGGTGCTGCCCGAGCTGCCCCGCACTCCGGCGGGGAAACCGGCGCGGGCCGAGGTGGCGCGGCTGCTGCGGGACGGTGCGCTCGACGCGGAGGTGCCCGCGTGA